From Daphnia pulicaria isolate SC F1-1A chromosome 4, SC_F0-13Bv2, whole genome shotgun sequence, one genomic window encodes:
- the LOC124337466 gene encoding uncharacterized protein LOC124337466 isoform X1: MKKRHSNLDISLVLVLTVLISSSTTLNNKGMKFRVFVPLDKNIGSWKNLNVVHHDLLIGLPIINILQFTVESIINIYEAVEAENNQVEIISHFSSVEEQLSDLKEELQTIIKLLEKMGIALCYYPDEIKIGKTQKLFKGFLANSTEENLQLFFKEASDLYTNIEHLMDGLLGNTNVFCPSGDIFATVRDATGCGMRLKTKINAIMGLVMTGVWLSAEYEKMSSTSSSFKESIHNSSSLLLERLETEMLNCHPDEDNVPNEMRDVIKEYWTQGREVVTDALLQFLEDKYETKKWIVIVLPETGSQSNVFSATSGGFHSVSEKGMSAIAISVDRALILDWVPLKEFRLPIETVNNIFQNPPGIGFSLKPKRAARDVHEYLSLYLKPLRNQFIIESLVIQTPCQSSEEEMKKIVTVATSNGTENSQIINDHGGCIGHFILIVPVNSSHINSSLIAEPSVHQDCVNQVDFNASNQTGLLRNEFGQAYLSVLGDSSLEAASIFLKSEWQNTTGQRWRFVDNQLKNDFGKCLTAWDIQSWSLYLYQYDCHSDWAGQKWYRHGFQIVNGFNMCLSYKSSKSGLMYVVQDLCDSTPPFLWYNWDTACEDAIVIPSSSVERRPLRNEFSREYLSVYEDDVYVFHKPWSNQPGQKWKFIDGQLRNERNKCLVGKGWYVHQVDCDDASSPSSAKKWTLNEKRQIVSASGYCLSVGDKNGYVLNNNCKDEPEYRWWY; the protein is encoded by the exons atgaaaaaaagacacaGCAACTTGGATATCAGTCTAGTTTTAGTACTGACTGTGTTAATATCGTCGTCAACAACTTTGAATAATAAGGGAATGAAGTTCAGAGTTTTTGTACCTCTGGACAAAAACATTGGATCATGGAAAAATCTTAATGTCGTTCATCATGACCTTTTGATAGGACTGCCCATTATCAACATCCTTCAATTTACTGTCGAAAGCATCATCAACATTTACGAGGCAGTGGAAGCCGAAAACAATCAAGTGGAAATCATAAGCCATTTTTCCAGTGTCGAAGAACAGTTGAGTGATTTGAAGGAAGAACTTCAAACTATAATTAAATTACTTGAGAAGATGGGCATAGCTCTTTGCTATTATCctgacgaaataaaaataggaaaaacccaaaaactCTTCAAGGGATTTCTTGCAAATTCAACCGAAGAAAATTTGCAACTGTTTTTCAAAGAAGCCAGCGACCTTTACACAAATATTGAACACTTAATGGACGGTCTACTAGGCAATACTAATGTGTTCTGTCCATCTGGAGACATTTTTGCCACCGTGCGTGACGCTACCGGA TGCGGCATGCGTTTGAAAACTAAAATCAATGCCATAATGGGCCTTGTAATGACAGGAGTATGGTTAAGCGCCGAATATGAAAAGATGTCGAGCACCAG TTCGTCATTCAAAGAATCCATCCACAATTCCTCCAGTCTGTTGCTTGAAAGACTAGAGACCGAAATGCTCAATTGTCATCCGGATGAGGACAACGTGCCCAACGAAATGCGTGACGTAATCAAAGAATATTGGACTCAAGGGCGAGAAGTTGTGACTGACGCACTGCTTCAATTTCTCGAAGACAAGTATGAAACCAAGAAGTGGATCGTTATAGTTCTTCCAGAAACTGGATCTCAAAGCAATGTTTTTTCTGCTACTTCGGGAGGATTCCACTCAGTGAGTGAAAAGGGCATGTCTGCGATCGCCATCTCCGTTGATCGAGCATTAATTTTGGACTGGGTTCCTTTGAAAGAATTCCGTTTGCCGATCGAAACAGTgaacaatatttttcaaaatcctcCGGGTATTGGATTTTCTTTGAAACCAAAGAGAGCCGCCCGTGACGTTCACGAATACCTGAGTCTATATTTGAAACCACTACGAAATCAATTTATCATCGAGTCATTGGTTATTCAAACACCTTGTCAATcgtcagaagaagaaatgaagaaaatcgtTACtgtagcaacttcaaatggaACAGAAAACTCGCAAATTATTAATGACCACGGAGGCTGTATTGGTCACTTCATTCTTATTGTTCCAGTGAATTCAAGCCATATTAATTCAAGCTTAATTGCTGAGCCATCCGTCCATCAGGATTGTGTTAACCAAGTTGACTTTAACGCCAGCAATCAAACCGGGCTTCTACGGAACGAGTTCGGTCAAGCCTATCTGTCGGTGCTGGGAGACTCCAGTCTAGAAGCCgcgtcaatttttttgaaatcggAATGGCAAAATACCACAGGACAGAGATGGCGATTTGTGGACAACCAATTGAAGAACGATTTTGGCAAATGCTTGACGGCCTGGGATATACAGTCGTGGTCATTGTACCTTTATCAATACGATTGCCATTCTGACTGGGCTGGACAGAAATGGTATCGCCACGGTTTCCAAATCGTCAACGGCTTTAACATGTGCTTATCTTATAAGAGTTCAAAAAGTGGACTGATGTACGTCGTTCAAGATCTTTGCGATTCAACTCCGCCTTTCTTGTGGTACAATTGGGACACGGCCTGCGAAGACGCAATTGTTATTCCCTCGTCTTCCGTCGAACGCCGGCCACTTCGCAATGAATTTTCCAGAGAATATTTGAGCGTCTATGAAGACGACGTTTATGTTTTCCACAAGCCGTGGAGTAACCAGCCGGGACAAAAGTGGAAATTCATCGATGGTCAACTAAGAAACGAACGTAACAAATGTTTGGTAGGGAAAGGTTGGTATGTTCACCAAGTCGATTGCGACGATGCTAGCAGCCCTTCCAGCGCTAAAAAATGGACCTTAAACGAAAAACGACAAATCGTTAGTGCCAGTGGTTACTGCTTGAGCGTTGGCGACAAAAATGGTTATGTACTCAACAATAATTGCAAAGATGAACCTGAATATCGTTGGTGGTACTAA
- the LOC124337467 gene encoding uncharacterized protein LOC124337467, protein MNQFLRLVFILISVLHFLTAEKLIRNHRTKRLAEFPTVNSSSVIKKANLSILDFTDNVNQIFVETNNDREELIAHFERIERQLDGLKDDIESIHREIKTLGVTAGYSVHEVEIKYCLSTFRQYLEHPDDEHTRDVFYKQAVTLPKHLEALIDGLLGQNAFNVDIMVALRDAIQCHGRKLNQKMNSMMGIVQTGLWVYVKYNQMRNISDLSRSSFKKSISESFNKLSNRLQGEVHKCRTNERNIKEEMRRVIESKSASNRKEVAETLFDFLVDKYDTRKWIVVILPQTGSKNQIYSAQSGGFHTASANGTFAAAISLEQTLSPEMSTQIDAHLKNFEFPMETFSNMNRFPIKLGYSLRPKKEAHDVHKHLIRHLAPLRTNSQLIIESLVVETPCTPSMEKIKDFVSIVASNSTENMQFTNNGTCINHMVLVVPALRPTLIITNALTSAAISDSPSSERLDWQCNLNETDSDDNRSNLLRNEFGQAFLSVQGDSSLEAASIILESEWKNSTGQRWRFVDNQLKNDFGKCLTAWKEQSWYLYQYDCHSDWAGQKWYRHGFQIVNGFNMCLSYEGKKDGKLMYVVQDLCDSTPPFLWYDWDSVCWEAIITLSAAANESRALRNEFSKSYLSGYKDESWAKHEPWSNQPGQNWEFVNGQLRNGNGKCLTGKGWYVNQVDCMDTASAKTWTYNEKRQIASDDGYCLGVGNTDGFIVYNYCKDDPEYRWWY, encoded by the exons ATGAATCAATTTCTTCGTCTAGTGTTTATCCTCATAAGtgtattacattttttaacaGCAGAAAAATTGATTAGAAATCACAGAACTAAAAGACTCGCCGAATTTCCTACTGTTAATTCTTCGTCAGTGATCAAAAAAGCTAATCTCAGTATTCTCGATTTCACTGATAATGTCAACCAAATTTTCGTGGAAACCAATAACGACCGTGAAGAACTCATTGCCCATTTTGAGCGAATCGAACGCCAGCTGGATGGACTTAAAGACGACATTGAATCCATCCACagagaaatcaaaacactTGGCGTGACTGCCGGTTATTCTGTCCATGAAGTCGAAATCAAATACTGTCTGTCGACTTTTCGCCAATATTTGGAACATCCGGACGATGAACACACACGAGATGTTTTCTATAAACAAGCCGTCACACTTCCTAAACACCTTGAAGCATTAATCGACGGTCTGTTGGGTCAAAATGCCTTCAATGTTGACATTATGGTCGCCTTGCGAGATGCTATTCaa TGTCACGGCCGGAAATTAAATcagaaaatgaattcaatgATGGGAATCGTTCAAACCGGTCTTTGGGTGTACGTCAAATACAATCAGATGAGGAACATCTCCGACTTATCGCG TTCTTCGTTCAAGAAATCAATAAGCGAATCGTTCAACAAGTTATCCAACAGACTCCAAGGTGAGGTTCACAAATGTCGGACAAACGAACGAAACATTAAAGAAGAAATGCGTCGCGTCATCGAGTCAAAGTCGGCCAGCAATCGGAAAGAAGTTGCCGAAACTTTGTTCGATTTTCTCGTCGACAAATACGACACCCGAAAGTGGATTGTCGTTATCCTACCACAAACCGGAagcaaaaaccaaatttattccGCTCAATCTGGCGGATTTCACACGGCTTCAGCTAATGGCACCTTTGCGGCCGCCATATCTTTAGAGCAGACCTTATCGCCCGAAATGTCAACCCAAATCGACgcccatttgaaaaattttgaatttccgaTGGAAACGTTTAGCAACATGAATCGGTTTCCCATTAAACTAGGGTATTCTCTGAGACCGAAGAAAGAAGCTCACGATGTCCACAAACATCTCATCCGGCATTTGGCTCCGCTGAGAACCAACAGTCAACTCATCATCGAATCGCTAGTCGTCGAGACCCCGTGCACACCGTCGATGGAAAAGATTAAAGATTTTGTCAGCATAGTGGCCTCCAACAGCACGGAAAATATGCAGTTCACTAATAACGGCACTTGCATTAACCACATGGTTTTGGTCGTACCTGCATTGAGACCAACCTTAATAATCACAAATGCTCTCACATCCGCAGCGATATCCGATTCGCCGTCATCCGAACGGTTGGACTGGCAGTGCAATTTAAATGAAACGGACTCCGACGACAATCGGAGCAATCTTCTGCGGAACGAGTTCGGTCAAGCCTTTCTGTCGGTGCAAGGTGACTCCAGTCTAGAAGCCGCGTCAATTATTTTGGAATCGGAATGGAAAAATTCCACCGGGCAGAGATGGCGATTTGTGGACAAccaattgaaaaatgatttcgGCAAATGCTTGACGGCCTGGAAGGAACAGTCGTGGTACCTTTACCAATACGATTGCCATTCTGACTGGGCAGGGCAGAAATGGTATCGCCACGGTTTCCAAATCGTCAACGGCTTCAACATGTGCTTATCTTACGAGGGTAAAAAAGACGGGAAGTTGATGTATGTTGTTCAGGATCTTTGCGATTCCACTCCGCCGTTCTTGTGGTACGATTGGGACTCGGTTTGCTGGGAAGCAATAATCACTCTGTCAGCTGCTGCCAACGAGAGCCGAGCTCTACGCAACGAATTTTCCAAGAGCTATTTAAGTGGCTACAAGGACGAATCGTGGGCCAAGCACGAACCGTGGAGCAATCAGCCGGGACAGAATTGGGAGTTTGTCAATGGCCAATTGAGGAACGGCAATGGCAAGTGTTTGACAGGCAAGGGATGGTACGTCAACCAAGTGGATTGCATGGATACTGCCAGCGCTAAAACGTGGACTTATAACGAGAAACGGCAAATCGCTAGCGATGATGGATACTGCTTGGGTGTCGGAAACACGGATGGCTTTATCGTTTATAACTATTGCAAAGATGATCCTGAATACCGCTGGTGGTATTAA
- the LOC124337466 gene encoding uncharacterized protein LOC124337466 isoform X2 encodes MKYRVFVPLDNSIGSWKNLDVVRHDLLIELPIIDILQFTVESIINIYEAVEAENNQVEIISHFSSIEEQLSDLKEELQTIIKLLEKMGIALCYYPDEAKIVKTQKIFKEYLDNSTEKNLQLFFKEASDLYTYTEHLMDGLQGNYKGLCPFGDIFATVRDATGCGMRLKTKINAIMGLVMTGVWLSAEYEKMSSTSSSFKESIRNSSSLLLGRLETEMLNCHRDEDNVPNEMRDVIKEYWTQGREVVTDALLQFLEDKYETKKWIVIVFPETGSQSNVYSAISGGFHSVSEKGMAAIAISVDRALILDWVPLKEFRMPIETVNNIDQIPPGIGFSLKPKRAARDVHEYLSLYLKPLRNQFIIESLVIQTPCQSSEEEMKKIVTVVISNGTEYSQIINDHGSCIGHFILIVPVNSSPSNSSQIAIAEPSVHQDCDNQVDSNANQTELLRNEFGQAYLSVQGDSSQEAASIILESEWKNYTGQRWRFVDNQLKNELGKCLTAWKIQSWYLYQYDCHSDWAGQKWYRHGFQIVNGFNMCLSYESSKSGLMYVVQDLCDSTPPFLWYNWDTACEDAIVIPSSSVERRPLRNEFSREYLSVYEDDVYVFHKPWSNQPGQKWKFIDGQLRNERNKCLVGKGWYVHQVDCDDASSPSSAKKWTLNEKRQIVSASGYCLSVGDKNGYVLNNNCKDEPEYRWWY; translated from the exons ATGAAGTACAGAGTTTTTGTACCTCTGGACAACAGCATTGGATCATGGAAAAATCTTGATGTCGTCCGTCATGACCTTTTGATAGAACTGCCCATTATCGACATCCTTCAATTTACTGTCGAAAGCATCATCAACATTTACGAGGCAGTGGAAGCCGAAAACAATCAAGTGGAAATCATCAGCCATTTTTCCAGTATCGAAGAACAGTTGAGCGATTTGAAGGAAGAACTTCAAACTATAATTAAATTACTTGAGAAGATGGGCATAGCTCTTTGCTATTATCCCGACGAAGCAAAAATAgtgaaaacccaaaaaatcttCAAGGAATATCTTGACAATTCAACCGAAAAAAATTTGCAACTGTTTTTCAAAGAAGCCAGCGACCTTTACACATACACGGAACACTTAATGGACGGGCTTCAAGGCAATTATAAAGGTTTATGTCCATTCGGAGACATTTTTGCCACCGTGCGAGACGCTACCGGA tGTGGCATGCGATTGAAAACTAAAATCAATGCCATAATGGGCCTTGTAATGACAGGAGTATGGTTAAGCGCCGAATATGAAAAGATGTCGAGCACCAG TTCGTCATTCAAAGAATCCATCCGCAATTCCTCTAGTCTTTTGCTTGGAAGACTAGAGACCGAAATGCTCAATTGTCATCGGGATGAGGACAACGTGCCCAACGAAATGCGTGACGTAATCAAAGAATATTGGACTCAAGGGCGAGAAGTTGTGACTGACGCACTGCTTCAATTTCTCGAAGACAAGTATGAAACCAAGAAGTGGATCGTTATAGTTTTTCCAGAAACTGGATCTCAAAGCAATGTTTATTCTGCTATTTCGGGAGGATTCCACTCAGTGAGTGAAAAGGGCATGGCTGCGATCGCCATCTCCGTTGATCGAGCATTAATTTTGGACTGGGTTCCTTTGAAAGAATTCCGGATGCCGATCGAAACAGTGAACAATATTGACCAAATTCCTCCGGGCATTGGATTTTCTTTGAAACCAAAGAGAGCCGCCCGTGACGTTCACGAATACCTGAGTCTATATTTGAAACCACTACGAAATCAATTTATCATCGAGTCGTTGGTTATTCAAACACCTTGTCAATCGTCAgaggaagaaatgaagaaaatcgtTACTGTAGTAATTTCCAATGGAACAGAATATTCGCAAATTATTAATGATCACGGTAGCTGTATTGGCCACTTCATTCTTATTGTTCCAGTGAATTCAAGCCCAAGCAATTCCAGCCAAATTGCCATTGCTGAGCCATCCGTTCATCAGGATTGTGATAACCAAGTTGACTCCAACGCCAATCAAACCGAGCTTCTACGCAACGAGTTCGGTCAAGCCTATCTGTCGGTGCAGGGAGACTCCAGCCAAGAAGCCGCGTCAATTATTTTGGAATCGGAATGGAAAAATTACACAGGACAGAGATGGCGATTTGTGGATAACCAATTGAAAAACGAACTTGGCAAATGCTTGACGGCCTGGAAAATACAGTCGTGGTATCTTTACCAATACGATTGCCATTCTGACTGGGCTGGGCAGAAATGGTATCGCCACGGTTTCCAAATCGTCAACGGCTTCAACATGTGCTTATCTTACGAGAGTTCAAAAAGTGGACTGATGTACGTCGTTCAAGATCTTTGCGATTCAACTCCGCCTTTCTTGTGGTACAATTGGGACACGGCCTGCGAAGACGCAATTGTTATTCCCTCGTCTTCCGTCGAACGCCGGCCACTTCGCAATGAATTTTCCAGAGAATATTTGAGCGTCTATGAAGACGACGTTTATGTTTTCCACAAGCCGTGGAGTAACCAGCCGGGACAAAAGTGGAAATTCATCGATGGTCAACTAAGAAACGAACGTAACAAATGTTTGGTAGGGAAAGGTTGGTATGTTCACCAAGTCGATTGCGACGATGCTAGCAGCCCTTCCAGCGCTAAAAAATGGACCTTAAACGAAAAACGACAAATCGTTAGTGCCAGTGGTTACTGCTTGAGCGTTGGCGACAAAAATGGTTATGTACTCAACAATAATTGCAAAGATGAACCTGAATATCGTTGGTGGTACTAA